One Hordeum vulgare subsp. vulgare chromosome 4H, MorexV3_pseudomolecules_assembly, whole genome shotgun sequence DNA window includes the following coding sequences:
- the LOC123450994 gene encoding transcription factor bHLH18-like: MHKSVRVDWDRTHPNRISADFGWRLLREVEYVSMQSIFWSLGSPSSSHQAFDPMYQLEAMDDSSLFMQWAVDTLQHEHPPAPAAAYAGGGTFPSLEELRRSALQHGTAQDGHRHLAADSWSSGDSAGGGHENTSAAVVENDVWSSNSAKCATACSVGSSNHLPMSWNFTSALAQPSNEAPAAAAPPSGAHDGPGVTVPEQAHVSAPTSRRASAAKGAARAAGHTPYAQDHIMAERKRREKINRRFIELSTVIPGLKKMDKATILSDAVKYVKEQQEKLKALEDRSLRSVAVESVVLVKKKSRTAAAAPEDDCPSPSAGAVAVSTTTTTTTGGSALPEIEARITESNVMVRIHCEDSKGVLVRLLAEVEGLHLSITHANAIQFPACTVIITVMAKVDDGFSVTAEDIIAKVEAALPAPTS, from the exons ATGCATAAAAGCGTGAGGGTGGATTGGGACAGGACGCACCCAAACCGAATCTCAGCTGATTTTGGATGGCGCTTGCTCCGTGAAGTAGAGTACGTCTCCATGCAATCAATCTTTTGGTCGCTGGGATCTCCGTCTTCCTCTCACCAGGCA TTCGATCCGATGTATCAGCTGGAGGCCATGGACGACTCCAGCTTGTTCATGCAGTGGGCCGTCGACACGCTGCAGCACGAGCACCCGCCAGCCCCCGCTGCTGCCTACGCCGGCGGCGGCACCTTCCCGTCACTCGAAGAGCTCCGCCGCTCGGCGCTGCAGCACGGCACGGCACAGGACGGCCACCGTCACTTGGCCGCCGACAGCTGGAGCTCCGGCGACAGCGCCGGGGGCGGCCACGAAAACACGTCCGCCGCCGTCGTGGAGAACGACGTCTGGTCGTCCAACTCGGCCAAGTGCGCGACGGCCTGCAGCGTCGGCAGCAGCAACCACCTGCCGATGAGCTGGAACTTCACCTCGGCCCTGGCGCAGCCGAGCAACgaagcccccgccgccgccgctcctccctCTGGAGCGCACGACGGCCCCGGCGTGACGGTGCCGGAGCAGGCCCACGTGTCGGCGCCGACGTCGAGGAGAGCCTCCGCCGCCAAGGGCGCCGCCAGGGCAGCTGGGCACACGCCGTACGCGCAGGACCACATCATGGCGGAGCGGAAGCGCCGGGAGAAGATCAACCGGCGGTTCATCGAGCTCTCCACCGTCATCCCCGGCCTCAAGAAGATGGACAAGGCGACGATCCTCTCCGACGCCGTCAAGTACGTCAAGGAGCAGCAGGAGAAGCTCAAGGCGCTCGAGGACCGCAGCCTCAGGAGCGTCGCCGTCGAGTCGGTGGTGCTCGTCAAGAAGAAGTCGCGCACCGCCGCGGCCGCGCCGGAAGACGACTGCCCGTCACCGTCTGCAGGGGCGGTAGCTGTAagcacgacgacgactacgacgaccggCGGCAGCGCGCTGCCGGAGATCGAGGCGAGGATCACGGAGAGCAACGTGATGGTGAGGATCCACTGCGAGGACTCCAAGGGGGTGCTTGTCAGGCTGCTCGCCGAGGTCGAGGGGCTGCACCTGAGCATCACCCACGCCAATGCCATCCAGTTCCCGGCTTGCACTGTCATCATCACCGTCATGGCCAAG GTGGACGACGGGTTCAGCGTCACGGCGGAGGACATCATTGCCAAGGTCGAGGCGGCGTTGCCTGCACCCACGTCATAG